The Leucobacter rhizosphaerae genome includes a region encoding these proteins:
- a CDS encoding ROK family transcriptional regulator encodes MTRSLDLGSPAFSTAGGLLQLLRDGHPRTRAELAALTGLSRPTVAQRIDQLLELGLIAPVEAAVSTGGRPSSQIAFNPRARVVLAADLGALHARIALTDLDGRLLAEFSESRDIAEGPDAAIAWILGAGRRLLQQTGVTAAQVAGIGVGVPGPVEFSSGRPINPPIMPGWDRYDIPGALGAEIDAPVFVDNDVNIMALGEQTSSWPGISDLIFIKVASGIGAGVISGGRLQRGAHGAAGDIGHVALARAADTPCPCGNRGCLEAVASGRALAHALSTADAALTRPSEVVALAKTGDVTAIQAIRQAGRDLGEVLTVCVSLMNPSTIVIGGTMAQAAEHLVAGVREVVYARSIPLSTEHLTIAPSRARGDAAILGAAQLAIDAALSPARITAALGG; translated from the coding sequence ATGACGCGGTCACTCGATCTCGGCAGCCCCGCCTTCTCGACGGCCGGCGGCCTCCTGCAACTCCTCCGGGACGGTCACCCGCGGACGCGCGCCGAACTCGCCGCCCTCACGGGCCTCTCCCGGCCGACCGTGGCGCAGCGCATCGATCAGCTGCTCGAACTCGGGCTCATCGCCCCCGTGGAGGCCGCGGTGTCGACGGGCGGGCGACCCTCGTCGCAGATCGCGTTCAATCCGCGCGCCCGCGTCGTGCTGGCCGCGGATCTCGGTGCTCTGCACGCGCGCATCGCCCTGACCGATCTCGACGGACGTCTCCTCGCCGAGTTCTCGGAGTCGCGCGACATCGCCGAGGGTCCGGACGCGGCCATCGCTTGGATCCTCGGCGCCGGACGCCGCCTGCTGCAGCAGACCGGCGTCACCGCCGCGCAGGTGGCGGGCATCGGCGTCGGGGTGCCCGGCCCCGTCGAGTTCTCGTCGGGCCGCCCGATCAATCCGCCCATCATGCCCGGGTGGGACCGCTACGACATTCCCGGGGCGCTCGGCGCCGAGATCGACGCGCCCGTGTTCGTGGACAACGACGTCAACATCATGGCGCTCGGCGAGCAGACCTCGTCGTGGCCCGGTATCTCCGACCTCATCTTCATCAAGGTGGCGAGCGGCATCGGGGCCGGCGTGATCTCGGGCGGGCGGCTGCAGCGCGGTGCCCACGGGGCCGCGGGCGACATCGGTCACGTCGCGCTCGCCCGGGCGGCGGACACCCCGTGCCCCTGCGGCAATCGCGGCTGCCTGGAGGCCGTGGCCTCGGGCCGCGCCCTCGCGCACGCGCTGAGCACCGCGGATGCCGCGCTGACCCGGCCGAGCGAGGTCGTCGCGCTGGCCAAGACCGGCGACGTGACGGCGATCCAGGCGATCCGCCAGGCCGGGCGCGACCTCGGCGAGGTGCTCACCGTCTGCGTGAGCCTCATGAACCCGTCCACGATCGTGATCGGCGGCACCATGGCGCAGGCCGCCGAGCACCTGGTGGCCGGCGTGCGAGAGGTCGTCTACGCGCGCTCGATCCCGCTGTCGACCGAGCACCTCACGATCGCGCCGTCACGCGCACGCGGGGACGCCGCGATCCTCGGTGCCGCGCAGCTCGCGATCGACGCCGCGCTGTCGCCCGCCCGGATCACCGCCGCGCTCGGGGGGTGA
- a CDS encoding Gfo/Idh/MocA family protein produces MLGAGFMAAVHSRAARSAGAALDALASARPESAARAAAELGYSRRLDPNALAEERFDVVHVCTPNDSHAEYAARALRAGSHVICEKPLATSAEAARTLTEAAADAGRLGAVPFVYRYHPMVREARARVAGGATGRLLTVSGQYLQDWLLGADDENWRVGSQAGGPSRAFADIGSHLVDLIEFVCGERIVRLAATARTVHEQRGGHPVDTEDAVALVVEFSSGAIGTLLVSQVAPGRKNGLVFELAGTEESLRFEQEDPERLWVGGRSASQLLRRDPDQLSPEAARLCVVPAGHPQGYQDAFNAFVADAYAVTRGQTREALPTFADGLRAAIVTEAVLESVRTRAWVEVSAR; encoded by the coding sequence ATGCTGGGAGCGGGGTTCATGGCGGCTGTCCACAGCCGCGCGGCCCGCTCGGCCGGGGCGGCGCTCGACGCCCTCGCCTCCGCCCGCCCCGAGAGCGCCGCTCGAGCCGCCGCCGAGCTGGGCTACTCGCGCCGGCTCGACCCGAACGCCCTCGCCGAGGAGCGCTTCGACGTCGTGCACGTCTGCACGCCGAACGACAGTCACGCCGAGTATGCCGCGCGCGCCCTCCGAGCCGGCTCGCACGTGATCTGCGAGAAACCGCTCGCGACGAGCGCGGAGGCGGCGCGGACCCTGACCGAGGCGGCCGCAGACGCCGGCCGGCTCGGCGCGGTGCCCTTCGTCTACCGCTACCACCCGATGGTGCGCGAGGCGCGCGCCCGTGTCGCCGGTGGCGCGACGGGCCGTCTGCTGACGGTGTCCGGGCAGTACCTGCAGGACTGGCTGCTCGGCGCCGACGACGAGAACTGGCGGGTCGGATCCCAGGCCGGGGGGCCCTCGCGGGCCTTCGCCGACATCGGCTCGCACCTCGTGGACCTCATCGAGTTCGTGTGCGGTGAACGCATCGTGCGGCTCGCCGCCACTGCGCGCACGGTGCACGAGCAGCGCGGCGGGCACCCGGTCGACACCGAGGACGCGGTTGCGCTGGTCGTCGAGTTCTCGAGCGGGGCGATCGGCACGCTGCTCGTGTCGCAGGTCGCACCCGGACGCAAGAACGGCCTCGTGTTCGAACTCGCGGGCACCGAGGAGAGCCTTCGCTTCGAGCAAGAGGATCCGGAACGGCTCTGGGTCGGCGGCCGGAGCGCGTCGCAGTTACTGCGGCGCGATCCCGATCAGCTCTCACCCGAGGCGGCACGCCTGTGCGTCGTGCCCGCCGGGCACCCGCAGGGCTACCAGGACGCGTTCAATGCGTTCGTCGCCGACGCCTACGCCGTCACCCGCGGGCAAACCCGCGAGGCGCTGCCGACCTTCGCCGACGGGCTGCGCGCCGCGATCGTCACGGAGGCCGTGCTCGAGTCGGTGCGGACCCGGGCCTGGGTGGAGGTGAGTGCACGATGA
- a CDS encoding TrmH family RNA methyltransferase — protein sequence MGAPASAGAHPERTTFGVGPWPGGRGAWPTEAHFDPELLEHGDSRNVVDRYRYWRMDAIVADLDEHRHPFHVAIENWQHDMNIGSIVRSANAFAADTVHIVGRRRWNKRGAMVTDRYQHVEHREDVATLVAWAAEAGIPIIAIDNVPGCVPMETFDWPERCVMLFGQEGPGLTAEAIAAAEAVVEITQYGSTRSINASAAAAVAMFSWVQQHSPLVPRAETLR from the coding sequence ATCGGCGCACCCGCCTCGGCCGGGGCTCACCCGGAACGGACGACGTTCGGCGTCGGACCGTGGCCGGGGGGCCGGGGCGCCTGGCCCACCGAGGCGCACTTCGATCCTGAGCTGCTGGAGCACGGCGACAGCCGCAACGTCGTCGACCGCTACCGCTACTGGCGCATGGATGCGATCGTGGCCGACCTCGACGAGCACCGCCACCCGTTCCACGTCGCCATCGAGAACTGGCAGCACGACATGAACATCGGGTCGATCGTGCGGAGTGCCAACGCGTTCGCCGCCGACACCGTGCACATCGTCGGCCGCCGGCGCTGGAACAAGCGCGGCGCGATGGTGACGGATCGCTACCAGCACGTCGAGCACCGCGAGGACGTCGCGACGCTCGTGGCGTGGGCCGCGGAGGCGGGGATCCCGATCATCGCGATCGACAACGTGCCGGGCTGCGTGCCGATGGAGACCTTCGACTGGCCGGAGCGCTGCGTGATGCTCTTCGGCCAGGAGGGGCCCGGGCTCACCGCGGAGGCGATTGCGGCGGCGGAGGCCGTGGTCGAGATCACGCAGTACGGTTCGACGCGGTCCATCAACGCCTCAGCGGCCGCCGCGGTCGCGATGTTCAGCTGGGTGCAGCAGCACTCGCCGCTCGTGCCGCGCGCCGAGACCCTGCGCTGA